Below is a genomic region from Mesorhizobium sp..
CCTCACATCTCCCTGATGGACGCCGCCGAGACCGCCGAACGGATCGGCTCGACGCACTATGTCGGCGGCGTCCGCGACGCCGGCGCGGGCCACATCCATCCCATGAAGCTGCTCGTCGGCACGGCGCGGGTGGCGGCCGAGGCGGGCGCACGATTGCACGAGAAGACGCCGGCGACTGGTATTGCCGCAACGTCCGGCAAGGTCAGGGTCACGACACCGCGCGGAACGATCACCGCCGACAAATGCCTCGTTGCGACCAATGCCTACGGCAACGACCTCGAACCGGCGAGCGCTGCCCACATCATGCCGATCGGCTCCTTCATCGGCGCGACAGTGCCGCTCGGAGCCGACAGCCCGGTGCTTCCCGGCGGCGAGTCCGTCTCCGATTCCCGTTTCGTCGTGCGCTATTTCCGCCGGGCCCCGAGCGGCGAACTCTTGTTCGGCGGCCGCGAGATCTACGCCGTCAAGGATCCGAAGGACATCCACGTCCACATCCGGCGGCAGATCAGGGAAATCTATCCGGCGCTGAAAGATGTCGAGATCACCCACGGCTGGGGCGGCTATGTCGGCATCACCGTGCCGCGCAAGCCGTTCGTGCGCGAGGTGATGCCCAACGTCATCTCGGCCGGCGGCTATTCCGGCCACGGTGTGATGCTGGCGAATTTCGTCGGCAAGCTCTACGCCGAGACGGTGGCGGGCAACCGCGACCGGCTGAAGCTGTTCGAGGAGCTGAAGATCCCCGCTTTCCCTGGCGGACGCCGGTTCCGCTCGCCGATGCTCTTCCTAGCGCTGTCATGGTTCGCGCTGCGCGACCGGTTTTGAAAAGCGGACGTCCGCCGGCCTCGCCTGCCCAGCGCCTCAAGTCTGCAAAAAGCCACGATCAGGCGCTCTTGAGGCCGTCTATCCAGGTGCGGGGACACGCTTGACCAAGACCGTCGCGAAAATCTTCTGGCCGCTCGGCATCACGATCGCCGCGCTCTTGATGGTGCTGGCACTCTCGGGCTGCCAGTCGATCTCGCTGTTGAGGATCGAGGGCGCGGGCGCCAATGCGAGCGCGGAGGAGCACCTCGCCGCGATCCGCAAGAGCGCGGGGCTCTCGCCGCTTGCCCCCGACGCGCAACTGGAAAAGGCCGCGCGGCAGCAGGCCGAACTGATGGCGGCGTCCGGCCGGATGAAGCATACGACCGGGCGCGGGAAGGACTTCCTCACGCGGGTGCGCGGCAACGGCATCGAAGGCGCCGCCGCCGAGAACATTGCTTATGGCCGCTTCGGACTCGACGAGCTGTTTTCCGCCTGGGCCAACTCGCCCGGACATCGGAGGAACATGCTCGACCCGCGCTTCTCGCGCTTCGGCCTCGCCTCTGCCAAGGGCGAAGGCGACCGGCGCTACTGGTCGCTGATCGTCGCGCGCTGATCCGGTTCAGGTCCGGGCCAACGGCACGACCGCGCGACGGTAGAGATGCCATGTGGCGTGGCCGAGCACCGGCAGGATCACCAGAAGACCGAGGAAGAAGGGCAGGCAGGCGAGGATCACGCACAGCGTGACGACCAGCCCCCATGACAGCATCGCCACCGGGCTCGCCACCACGGTGCGCACGCTGGTGATCATCGCCGTGATGAAATCGACCTCGCGTTCCATCAGCAGCGGAATCGAGATGACCGTGATGGAGAACAGGATCAGCGCCAGGGCGGCGCCGACCACATGCCCAACCGCCAGGAACAGCCATCCCTGCCCGGTCGACAGAACCAGGGTCAGGAACTTCTCCAGCGTCGAGAAGGACATTCGCCCGAGCAAGATCGCGACCAGCAGCCGGACCTGATACATCCAGATCCAGAAGACGAAGAGCATGACGAAAGCCATCCAGGACAGTTCCCTGAGCCGCTGGGCCCAGACGACCGAGAGCACTTCGCTCCAGATCAGGGGCCGCCCGGCCTCCAGCCTGCGGCTGACCTCGTAAAGCCCAACGGCCGCGAAAGGGCCGACCAGCGGGAATCCGATAGCGACCGGATAGATCATCCACGACTTGTCCCAGACCGTCAGGGCCAGGACGATGAGGATGCCGGCAACGGCAAAGATGCCGCCGAAGAACAGGCCGAACAGCGGCGCGCGGGCGAAATCGGACAGACCCTCCATCAGCGCCGCCCTGATGTCGGCGGTCGTCAGTGCGTTGACACGCGGCATGACGTAGGCCTGCGACGCCGCGGGTTGCTCTTCGCTCGCCATTGCTCCGCACTCCCCTGCGAAACGCCCGCTGACGGGCCGTTGCGAAACTATCGCGGTCCGGACGAGCGAGCACCTTGACGGAAATCAAACGCCGAAACGGCCGGCTACATCCGCCGCACGATGACGCTGCCGGCCGAGTAGCCGGCGCCGAAGGAGCAGATGACGCCGAGGCTGCCGGCGGGAAGGTCGTCGGAGAATTTCGAGAAGGCGATGATCGAACCAGCCGAGGAGGTGTTGGCATAATCCTGCAGCACGTTCGGCTGTTCTTCCCGCGTCGGCTCCCGGCCGAGCACCTTCTGGCCGATGAAGTCGTTCATGCTCTTGTTGGCCTGATGCAGCCACATGCGGCTTAGATCCGAGGGCTTCATGCCCTCGTCCGTGAGATGGGTGAGCATCAGCTCCGCCACCATCGGCACGACCTGCTTGAAGACCTTGCGGCCCTCCTGCATGAACTGCATGTCGCGGCGTTCGCCCATCTGGTCGTGCGTGCGGCGCAGGAAACCGTTGTTGTTGCGGATATTGTTGGAGAATTCGGTGAGCAGGCGGGTGGAGAGGATCTCCCAGGCGCCGTCGACCTCGCCGTCGATCCGCTCCATGAGCACGGCCGTGCAGACGTCGCCGAAGATGAAATGGCAGTCGCGGTCGCGCCACTCCTGATGGCCCGAGGTGATCTCCGGATTGACCATCAGGATGGCGCGTGCCGAGCCCGAGCGGATCATGTCGGCGGCCGCCTGTATGCCGAAGGTCGCCGACGAGCAGGCGACGTTCATGTCGAAGGCGAACCCCTTGATGCCCAGCGCCTGCTGGATTTCCACCGCGATCGCCGGATAGGCGCGCTCGTGATTGGACGCGGCGCAGATGACGGCGTCGACCTCGCCCGCCGTGCGCCCGGCCTGCGCCAGAGCCTTGTTGGCGGCGTCGACGGCGATCTCGGCCATGATCGAAAGCTCCTCGTCGGCGCGAGGTCTCAACTTCGGCATCATCCGGTCGGGATCGAGCACGCCCGACTTGTTCATCACATGGCGGCGTTCGATGCCCGATGCCTTGACGATGAACTCCTCGCTCGACATCGGCAGGGCCGCGCGCGTCCCGGCCGCGATCTCCTCGGCATGCCGCGCGTTCTGCCGGTTTGCGTATTCGTTGTACGAAGCCACCAGTTCGGCATTGGTGATGACCTCTTCGGGCGTGAAGATGCCCGTGCCGGTGATGGCAACCCTGTGCATGCGCGTTTCCCGTGATTCCCGGTTTTTCGGCGATCATAGCGGCCGCCGGCAAAGAAACCAGCGCGGCGATTGAGGCGTTCGCCTGCCCTCTCGGAGACGAGTTGTGATAACGAGACGGAACCGTGCGGGGGCGGATGACTTTTGCATCGAAGCAAAGGAGCCTCGACATGAACGGACAAAGTGAAACCCGTGTCATCTACCGCGTCGTCGAGCACGACGGAGGATGGGCTTACAAGGTCGGCGACGTCTTCTCGGAGACCTTTCCCGACCACGATAGCGCCCGCAACGCGGCACTCGCCGCCGCCAACGAGCATCGGCTGGGCGGACGCGACGCCGACATCGAGTATCAGGACGCGTCGGGCGCATGGCGCACCGAACACGAGCCCGGCGGCGACCGGCCGGATACCGCCGTCGAGGGCTGACGGCTCCTGCCGTCAGATATCGAAGCCGCCATCGACCTCGAGCGCGATGCCGGTGATGAAGGCGGCTTCGTCGGACGCCAGCCAGAGCGCGGCATTCGCCACGTCGAGCGGTGTCGACAGCCGGCCGAGCGGAATCGCCGCGCGAATCTGGTCGCGGATTTCAGGCGTGTCGGCGCCCATGAAGCGGGCGAGCATCGGCGTGTCGCCCGAGACCGGGCACAGGCAGTTGACCCGGATCTTCTTCGGCGCGAGGTCCAGCGCCATCGATTTGGTCGCGGTGATCGCCCAGCCCTTCGATGCATTGTACCAGGTAAAGCCGGCCTGCGGTCTGATCCCGGAGGTGGACGCGGTCGTGATGATCGAGCCGCCGCCCTGGCGCTCCATGATCGGCACGACCGCGAGCGTCGAGAAATAGATCGATTTCATGTTGACGTCGGCGATGAGGTCGAACGTCCCCTCGTCGACCTCGAGCAGGTCGCCGCTGCGGTGGGTGAAGCCGGCATTGTTGACCATGACGTCGATGCGGCCGAAGGCCTGCATCGCGGCATAGACCATCGCGTCGATCTGCGAGCGGTTGGTCACGTCCGTCGCGGTGAAGATAGCATTGGCGCCGATCTCGTCGGCCACGCGTTCGGCCTCGCGGGCGTTGAGGTCGGCAACGACGACGTTGGCGCCCTCCTCGGCGAAACGCCGCGCCATGCCCTCGCCGAAGCCGGAAGCGGCGCCGGTGACGATGGCGACTTTGTTGTCGAGGCGATGCGATGCTGCAGACATGTTGGGAGCTTAGGTTAGAGGTCTTCGGGCTTCAGCCCCGTCTGGCGAGCGATCCTCGCCAGCATCTTCGGGCCGATTTCTTCCCGGTCGTGGAACGCAAAGACGACGTTTGTCCATCCGTCCCTGGCAAGAACCCGGTGGGAACCCGTCTGCCGCTTGATCGTCCAGCCGATACGCTCCAGAGCCGAGAGCACGCGTCTCGCCGAACCGACGGCCAATGGCTCATGCGGCGACGAATAACTGGCCGACTTCGGGGACTTCCTCGCCGTGATCGAGCCGATCGGCGAGCGTGCGCAGCGCCAGAGCCTCAACCCGTCCGCGCGCCTCTTCGCGGGTCGCGCCATAAGCCATGACACCCGGCAGAGAGACAATCTCGGCGATCCATCGACCGTCGTCCTCGCGTTCGAAATCGATCTTCAGCAAGCCGCTCCGCTCCCTGTCAGGTTAGATCAGCGCCCATTAGCATTTCCGGGCGCGTTCAAACAGCCCAAACGATTGCAGGCCGGATTCAGGTCGGCGGGATTACCCGTGATTGAACACGATCGTCTTGGTCGCACTCATGTCGTAGAGCGCCTCGAAACCCTTTTCGCGGCCGTGGCCCGATTTCTTGAAACCGCCGAACGGAAGTTCGACGCCGCCGCCCGCGCCATAGCCGTTGACGAAGACCTGGCCGGCGCGAACCCGCTTGGCGACGCGGTGCTGGCGCGAGCCGTCCTTCGTCCAGACACCGGCCACGAGGCCGAATTCGGTGCCGTTGGCGATGCGGACGGCGTCCTCCTCGTCGTCGAACGGCGTAATCGCCAGCACGGGACCGAAGACTTCCTCCTGCGCGATCGCGGCGGCCGGATCGACCGAGCCGAACAAGACCGGCGCCTGGTACCAGCCGCCGGCGGGCGCATCGGCGGCGACCGAGCCGCGGGCGAGAATCGGAATTCCCGCCTCCTCGGCGGCCGCGACCATGCCAGCGACGCGGTCGCGCTGCTTCGGGTTGATCAGCGCGCCGAGGTCGAGGTCGGCATCGTGCGGGCCGGCGACGAGCCTGGAGAAGCGGTCTGCCAGCGCCGCGGCGACCTGCTCGTAGACGGGGCGCTGGACCAGCACGCGGCTCCCCGCCGAGCAGG
It encodes:
- a CDS encoding FAD-binding oxidoreductase is translated as MTYTSPISPGYSWYEATVGERPEYPALDGDVSSDVVIIGGGYTGLSAAVHLAKAGTNVVLIEAHRFGDGASGRNGGQLGTGQRAGPEEMEQELGFTRAKALFDLAEEAKAHLLEFASTHGIEIDFRPGHLNVTHKARELPDFIKYAEAAARFGYPHISLMDAAETAERIGSTHYVGGVRDAGAGHIHPMKLLVGTARVAAEAGARLHEKTPATGIAATSGKVRVTTPRGTITADKCLVATNAYGNDLEPASAAHIMPIGSFIGATVPLGADSPVLPGGESVSDSRFVVRYFRRAPSGELLFGGREIYAVKDPKDIHVHIRRQIREIYPALKDVEITHGWGGYVGITVPRKPFVREVMPNVISAGGYSGHGVMLANFVGKLYAETVAGNRDRLKLFEELKIPAFPGGRRFRSPMLFLALSWFALRDRF
- a CDS encoding CAP domain-containing protein — its product is MTKTVAKIFWPLGITIAALLMVLALSGCQSISLLRIEGAGANASAEEHLAAIRKSAGLSPLAPDAQLEKAARQQAELMAASGRMKHTTGRGKDFLTRVRGNGIEGAAAENIAYGRFGLDELFSAWANSPGHRRNMLDPRFSRFGLASAKGEGDRRYWSLIVAR
- a CDS encoding DUF2189 domain-containing protein, with the protein product MPRVNALTTADIRAALMEGLSDFARAPLFGLFFGGIFAVAGILIVLALTVWDKSWMIYPVAIGFPLVGPFAAVGLYEVSRRLEAGRPLIWSEVLSVVWAQRLRELSWMAFVMLFVFWIWMYQVRLLVAILLGRMSFSTLEKFLTLVLSTGQGWLFLAVGHVVGAALALILFSITVISIPLLMEREVDFITAMITSVRTVVASPVAMLSWGLVVTLCVILACLPFFLGLLVILPVLGHATWHLYRRAVVPLART
- a CDS encoding beta-ketoacyl-ACP synthase III: MHRVAITGTGIFTPEEVITNAELVASYNEYANRQNARHAEEIAAGTRAALPMSSEEFIVKASGIERRHVMNKSGVLDPDRMMPKLRPRADEELSIMAEIAVDAANKALAQAGRTAGEVDAVICAASNHERAYPAIAVEIQQALGIKGFAFDMNVACSSATFGIQAAADMIRSGSARAILMVNPEITSGHQEWRDRDCHFIFGDVCTAVLMERIDGEVDGAWEILSTRLLTEFSNNIRNNNGFLRRTHDQMGERRDMQFMQEGRKVFKQVVPMVAELMLTHLTDEGMKPSDLSRMWLHQANKSMNDFIGQKVLGREPTREEQPNVLQDYANTSSAGSIIAFSKFSDDLPAGSLGVICSFGAGYSAGSVIVRRM
- a CDS encoding SDR family oxidoreductase is translated as MSAASHRLDNKVAIVTGAASGFGEGMARRFAEEGANVVVADLNAREAERVADEIGANAIFTATDVTNRSQIDAMVYAAMQAFGRIDVMVNNAGFTHRSGDLLEVDEGTFDLIADVNMKSIYFSTLAVVPIMERQGGGSIITTASTSGIRPQAGFTWYNASKGWAITATKSMALDLAPKKIRVNCLCPVSGDTPMLARFMGADTPEIRDQIRAAIPLGRLSTPLDVANAALWLASDEAAFITGIALEVDGGFDI
- a CDS encoding type II toxin-antitoxin system HicA family toxin, with amino-acid sequence MLSALERIGWTIKRQTGSHRVLARDGWTNVVFAFHDREEIGPKMLARIARQTGLKPEDL
- a CDS encoding type II toxin-antitoxin system HicB family antitoxin — translated: MLKIDFEREDDGRWIAEIVSLPGVMAYGATREEARGRVEALALRTLADRLDHGEEVPEVGQLFVAA